GGAATCTCCCAGTCACCCACCGTTCGCCAAGGCGATTGAGCCCTACCTGACGAAAAACTGCGTTCATTGCCATGGCGCCGATGCGCAGGAAGGGGACTTCCGCGTCGACACCTTGTCGCAGGATGTCGGCGAAGGGGCCTCGGTCAACCGCTGGCTGGAAGTGATCGAAAAGATCAACAATGGCGAAATGCCGCCCCCCGACGAGGCCGACTTGCCGACCGCCCAGCAAAACGCGGAAATCGTCGAATGGCTGGCCGCGCGCATTGAAGAAGGCCGCACGGCGCGACTCGCCCAGAAACAGCCGGTCTCGTTTCATCGTCTCACCCGCGACGAATACGCCAACACGATCGAAGACTTGTTTGGCGTCCAGTACGGCGTCGCCGACCCCGGCGGGCTCAACGAAGAGCCGGAATGGCATGGTTTTGAACGCATCGGCTCGGTCCTCTCGCTCTCGGCCTCGCATATCGAAAAGTATTATAGCGCCGCCGAAAAGATCCTGGAGGAAGCGTATCCAACCCGGCCGATTCCGCCAACGGTCGTTCGCAAAAACGCCCTGAAACTACGCGGCGGTCCGTCAGGTCAGGTCGTCAAAGAGCTGGAAGAAAAAGGGATCGCCGATCAGGTCCGAGTCGACATGTGGCCCGGCCACGAGATGCAAGGCGGTCGCCCGGGCCCGGACGGCGGCATGCTGAAAAACGGCGGCCTGTTCAAAGTTCGCATCAAAGTGAGCGGCCTCAAACCGCCAGGCGGTCGAGCCCCGCATCTGACGTTCTATGCCGACAAAATCGACCGCCTGCTGTTTGAACAAGACATTCTCGCTCCGGAAGATGAGCCGGCGATTGTCGAGTTTATGGCCGATTTGCCGGCCGGGGGTCATACCTTCAAAATGACCAACGACGTCCCAGGACCGTCGAACCTCCCTCGGTCAGGCCGTCACGGATCGCGTCCCTTCATCAGTCTGGAAGATGGACGCATTCCGTGGCAGCTAAAGCTGACCGACGAAGAAGGTTTGCCCCTTTATCCCTTCCTGATCGTCGATTGGGTGGAATGGGAAGGCCCGCTTGAGCCCGCCGATATCGCCGCCAAACGAGCCCGCTTTATGCCTGCCGAAGATGGCAATAGGGATCAAGCGAAGGCCTGCTTGGCGCGGCTGTGCGACGCGGCGTTCCGTCGCCCGGTCGAGACCGCCGAGCTGGAGCAGTACTACAACATCGTCGAGGAAGAAATCGCCGCCGGCGCCGACTTCCGCCAAGCGATGAAGACCGGGATGCTGGCGATTCTCTGTTCGAAGAACTTTCTGTTCGTCATCGAAGGGGATCTAGCACAGCCGCAAGCGAAACTCAACGACTTCGAGTTGGCGACGCGTCTCTCGTACCTGTTGTGGAGCACCATGCCGGATGAAGAATTGTTCGCCCTGGCCCGCGAAGGGAAATTGCGCCAACCAGAAGTTCTGAAGCAGCAGTTCGAGCGGATGATCGCCGACCCGCGGGCCGAAGAGTTCAGCCAAGATTTCTCGCGGCAATGGCTGCAAATGCACAAGCTCGGCATGTTCCCGCCGAACAAAGAGCTGTATCCCGAATATGATCCGCACCTGGAACGGAGCATGGCCGGCGAGACGTTCGCCTTCTTCCAGGAAGTGCTTCACAAAAACCTGACTTTGCGTGAATTCATCGACTCGGACTGGACGATGGTCAACCCGCGTCTGGCGATTCACTATTCGATCGACGGGATCGAGAAAGACGAATATCAGCGGGTTGCATTGTCGCCCGAGGATCCCCGCGGTGGGCTGCTGACGCAAGCGGCGGTCTTGTCGCTCACGTCCGACGGAACGCGGCAGCGCCCGGTCCATCGGGGCGTGTGGGTCATGCAATCTGTCTTTGGCAAATCGCCCCCTCCGCCGCCGGCCAATGTCGAGCCGATCGAGCCCAACCCGGTCGATTCTCCCAAGGCGACGATTCGGATGAAGCTTGAAGCGCACAAGCACGATCCCAACTGCGCCGCCTGCCACCGCAAGATTGACCCGCTCGGTCTGGCGTTTGACAACTTCGACGCCATTGGACGTTGGCGCGAAGAGGAAGTGGTCCCCCAGGGTACCGGCGCCAATCCGCCGGTCGACCCCAGCGGCGTTTTGCCCGACGGCCGCTCGTTTACGACTCCGCAAGAGTTCAAAAAGCTACTGTTGGCCGACATCGATTCATTCAACCAAACCTTCGTCAAGAAGCTGGCGACCTACTCGCTGCGTCGGGCCATGACGGTCGACGACCGCGCTGATTTGGAAGCGATCGCCAGCAAGAGCAAGGATGCCGACTACCGCGTGCGTGATTTGGTGGAAGCGCTAGTACTTTCCGACCTATTTCAGAAACGGTGACTCATGAGCCACTTCAATTTCAACCGGTGGAGAATTAACCGACGTCACGTCCTGCGAGGGCTGGGGGCGACGTTGGCGCTGCCGCTTTTGAACTGCATGGATTCGGGCAAACTGGTCGCGGGCGAGAACGTCAAAAACGATGCTGCGCCCGCCAAGCCGAAGCGGTCGGTATTCATCTACATTCCCAACGGCGTCAACACGCTCACCTGGCAGATCGAAAAGGCGGGCGCCGACTACGAACTAAGCGGTCCGCTGAAGTCGCTGGAGGAACATCGCAATCAAATCACGCCGATCAGCGGTCTGCACCATCCCAACGGGATCGGCCAGGCCCACGAGTGCGACAAAATCTGGCTGACCGGCGCCAAAATCAGCCAGGAAGGAGGCGCGTTCCGTAATACCGTCTCGGCCGACCAGATGATGGCCGAAGTGACGTCCCCGCATACTCGGTTTTCTTCGTTGGAACTGGCGGTCACCGGCGGCACGCTCGCCTGGTCGAAAGACGGCATTCCGCTGCCGGCCGAACGTCGCCCCAAGCAGATCTTCGATCGCTTGTTCGGCGTCGCACCCGGCGGCGCCGAAGCGGCGAAACGGAATCTGAACCGTCGCGGCAGCGTCCTCGACACGCTGCTGGCCGACGCCAAAGACTTCCGTAAGCAGATCGGTACCGAAGATCGCAACAAGTTAGACGAGTACCTGAACGCCGTCCGCGACGTCGAAAAGCGGACCCGCCGCTCGTACGAATGGCTCGACATTCCCAAGCCGGAAGTCGCCGCGGAAACCAAGAACAAACTGACCCGCGATATTCCCTATTCGGAAGCGGGCGACCTCTATCGCACGATCTACGACCTGATGGTGCTCGCCCTGCGGACCGATATGACCCGCGTCATCACCTGCATGAGCGGCAGCGAAAGCAACGGTCTGGCAATTCCGGAAATCGGCGTCGCCCAATCGCGGCATGAACTGTCGCACCACAATGGCGACCCCGAACAGCTCCGCCGTTTGACGCAGACCGACACCTTCCTGGCGCAGCAGCTTTCGTACTTCATCGGCAAGCTCAAGTCGCACCAGGAAGATGGCGAGACGCTGCTGGATCGCACGATGGTCTTGTTTGGCAGCGGCATGGCCTACGGCCATAGCCACGGCAACGCGAACCTGCCGATGGTGCTGGCTGGCGGCGGCGGGCTGGGCATCAAGCATGGGCAGCATGTCGACTTCAACCTGCCGAAGCTGGGCGCTTACGACTTGACGAACGCTCGCGGACACTACGGCGTCTGCTCGCGTCCGGTCGACAGCGACGCCCATCTCAGCAATTTGCTGCTGACGATGATGCAGAAGATGGACGTGCCGGCGGATTCCTTCGCCGACAGCAACGGCGTCGTTTCAGAAATTTTGGGATAAGTCGCGTGCGAAACTTACTGCTATTGGCGCTGGTCGCCGCTGGTTTCGGCTTCGCTGGTTCTTTGCTGGCGGAAGAGCCCGCCTATCGGACCGACGCGAACGGGGACGAGAAGCTGCCGTGGTATCAGACCGAGCCCGGCAAGTTTCCACCGGTCGACTCGGCCCACTACTTCGCCGGAGAGTTGATCGAAAAGGACCATGTCCATCGGACTGGCGAAATTCGGGTCTCCCGCACCGATGCGCAGCGTCGCCACCACTGGGACGTGCCGATCGAGTTCCGCCTGTTGCCGTACGGATCGCTCAAGTATCACGGAGCGCTCGCCGCTCTCCAAGATATTCCGCTCAACACGCACCTGCATGGTTGGTACTTCGCCAAGGACAAAGACGAAGAGCAGCGAAAATTCTACTTCAATCGTGAGAGCATCGAGTCCGACTTCACCAAGGCGATTCGCCTGATGGACGACTTCAGCTACTACGACGAGCAACAGAAGCTGTTCAACGTGGAAGCGATCGATCTGGAGACGATGAAGCTGACGCTGCGCGGCGTTGATACCGCCAGCGGCGAAGCCGACAAGGAAACGTTCGACATCGACGTTACGCCGGCGACGCGGGTCTACTTGGGCAATCAGTTTGTGACGCTGGACGAGGTCAAACCAGGCCAAAAGATCTTGTACAACCTGACCTGGGCGACCCTCTATGGGATCGGTCGTTGTACCGACCTGTGGCTCGACGAGGAGAGCCGCGAACTTGCGCGGAACCGGCAATTTGAACAACACCGGCTGCATATCAAGTACCGCGGCGTCCCCGGCTGGATCGACGAAGTCGACAACCAGAACCGGATCGTCACGGTGACCTTCTTTGACGGCGTCGATCCGCACATCCTGGAAGAGTTCCAAGTCAGCGGTCCGGTGCATGGCATCGTCGCCGAGCCGACGCTGCAAAGCTATGACCAGGTCAACGATCGCAAAGTCGGACCGGTAGTCGACATTCGCGACGTTCCCAAGGTCCCCGGCAGTAGCGGAAAGCAAGTCAGCTTCAAGCCGCAGCTGCTGCTGGAAGGCTTTCGTCCCGGCAAGATCATCCGCCTGACGCCGGTCGGCTGGCCGATGGTCGCGATTCCGCAGGAAGAGACGCTTTGGCCTGAGCGGCAATAGCGTCCATCGCGCCAAGGGCGCACTTGCCGCCTGGTTTCCGCTTAGCTCCACCTGACGCCGATCGGTCATCGTTGAATCGGCGTCTTCTTTGCGCAAAATTGCTATCGCATTTCTGAACGATTTGCTGTCGTCGCTAGCCGCGCCGAACCGCCATTTTCAGCGTAATCGGCACACCTTAACGCTGGGGGTACTTCCGGCGATTCGGTTCTTGCCGATTGAATCGAAATGACTGACGTTTCAACCGTTAGATTCCGATCTCCCCGTATGACGCGACAGTTTTGCGAAGAACGATTTTCATCCTAGGCAAAGGTAGGCGTGATGCGAAGTAGCGTTTTTGTCCTGATGGCTGCGATGTTGGCGTCGCCGGCGTTCGCCGAAGATGCTTCTACTTCCCCGACCCAGGGTGATGGCTTTTTCGCCGGGTCGGCCGATCGTTTGAGTTGGCCCTACGGCTCACCGCCGGTCTACCGGGTCAGCGATATGGCGACTGAGGTCGCCCCAGTTTCGTTTGAAACGCAACTGACCAGCTCCTGCGATTGCCAGCGCTGCATCCCCTGCGGGTTTGACACCTGCTGTTGCGATCAACGCTGGGCGCATCGCACCGGCGGGTTTGGCGAACTCCTGTATCTACGGGCTCGCGACGCCGAAGTCGCCTACGCTCAGATCCGTGATGGCGCCACGCCGTTTGGTCGCACCGGCACGGTTGATCCGAGCTATAGCACCGGCTTTCGCGTTGGCTTCTGGTCAGCGTGGGACTGCCGCTCGAGCCTGGGCGTTTCGTATACCGGTTTTGACAGCAGCACCAACGACGAGCTGATCACCGACGCCCCGCTGTCGATCGCCTCGCTGGTGATTCATCCGAGTTCGGTCGCCGCCGGCTCGACCGGATTGGAAGCGAACGCATCGCTCGACGTCAGCTTCGACCAGATCGACATTACCTACCGCCGCATCTGGGGCGTCACCGAGAACGCCTCGGTCAACTGGCTCGCCGGCGTTCGCTATGGTCGCATCCAACAGCAGTTCCAATCCGAGATCTCGGTCAACGGCACAACCACCGTCCAGTCCGAGCTCGATTTCGACGGCGTTGGCTTCACGCTTGGCTTTGACGCCGAACGCTACGCCCCGTGCAACGGCTTCCTGATCTATAGCAAGGGGAACGCCGCATTTCTGGCAGGCGAATTCCGCGGCGACTACACGCAGTTCGACTCGACCGACCCGTTGGAAGTGCAAACCAACTGGCAGGCGGGCCGCATCGTGCCGGTCCTCGATCTGGAACTGGGAGTCGGCTGGCAAGGTTGCAACAACCACTTACGGGTGACCACTGGCTACGTCGTCCAGTCGTGGTTCAACACGGTCAGCACCGACGCCTGGATCCAAGGCGTGCAGAACTCAAATTTTGTTGGTCTTAACAATGCAATGACGTTTGATGGTTTGACCGCCAAAATCGAATATGTGTGGTAGAAACCACCGCTAATCAACAAATAACGATAACTAGCTCAACGGAACCTTCTTTTCTGAGAAGGTTCCGTTTTTTTTCATGCGCCTAACTGTTTGGTAGCTCAAGAATCCGCTTGATCCGAAAAATGATTCGGTTACGATCAGCACTGCAAAATCCCCCTAAACTCCCTAATCGCTACTATCCTCACAGGCGGTAATGCCGCCAGGGCCGGCGATGCCTAGCACCTTTTCAGGGGGGTGAGACAATCCAATATCTCTCCAGCTGAGGCGTATCGAACGAAATGAGCTCTTCCAACCAAGGCGGCAAGCGACGTAAGGCTCTCTCGAAAAACAAGCGACGCAAGCAGCAACGGCAGCGTCAGCAGTCGATGCAGGCTGAACATCTGGAAGCGCGGCAGTTATTGGCCGCTGACGTTTTTGTCGACGACAACTGGGCTGGTTTGATGGCTGGCGTTGATCCCGATGGCGCCGGACCGGCGACCGAAATCGGCG
This region of Blastopirellula retiformator genomic DNA includes:
- a CDS encoding Lpg1974 family pore-forming outer membrane protein, with protein sequence MRSSVFVLMAAMLASPAFAEDASTSPTQGDGFFAGSADRLSWPYGSPPVYRVSDMATEVAPVSFETQLTSSCDCQRCIPCGFDTCCCDQRWAHRTGGFGELLYLRARDAEVAYAQIRDGATPFGRTGTVDPSYSTGFRVGFWSAWDCRSSLGVSYTGFDSSTNDELITDAPLSIASLVIHPSSVAAGSTGLEANASLDVSFDQIDITYRRIWGVTENASVNWLAGVRYGRIQQQFQSEISVNGTTTVQSELDFDGVGFTLGFDAERYAPCNGFLIYSKGNAAFLAGEFRGDYTQFDSTDPLEVQTNWQAGRIVPVLDLELGVGWQGCNNHLRVTTGYVVQSWFNTVSTDAWIQGVQNSNFVGLNNAMTFDGLTAKIEYVW
- a CDS encoding DUF1592 domain-containing protein, which encodes MPPRYYQLGFALTTWICAIVQIGQAESPSHPPFAKAIEPYLTKNCVHCHGADAQEGDFRVDTLSQDVGEGASVNRWLEVIEKINNGEMPPPDEADLPTAQQNAEIVEWLAARIEEGRTARLAQKQPVSFHRLTRDEYANTIEDLFGVQYGVADPGGLNEEPEWHGFERIGSVLSLSASHIEKYYSAAEKILEEAYPTRPIPPTVVRKNALKLRGGPSGQVVKELEEKGIADQVRVDMWPGHEMQGGRPGPDGGMLKNGGLFKVRIKVSGLKPPGGRAPHLTFYADKIDRLLFEQDILAPEDEPAIVEFMADLPAGGHTFKMTNDVPGPSNLPRSGRHGSRPFISLEDGRIPWQLKLTDEEGLPLYPFLIVDWVEWEGPLEPADIAAKRARFMPAEDGNRDQAKACLARLCDAAFRRPVETAELEQYYNIVEEEIAAGADFRQAMKTGMLAILCSKNFLFVIEGDLAQPQAKLNDFELATRLSYLLWSTMPDEELFALAREGKLRQPEVLKQQFERMIADPRAEEFSQDFSRQWLQMHKLGMFPPNKELYPEYDPHLERSMAGETFAFFQEVLHKNLTLREFIDSDWTMVNPRLAIHYSIDGIEKDEYQRVALSPEDPRGGLLTQAAVLSLTSDGTRQRPVHRGVWVMQSVFGKSPPPPPANVEPIEPNPVDSPKATIRMKLEAHKHDPNCAACHRKIDPLGLAFDNFDAIGRWREEEVVPQGTGANPPVDPSGVLPDGRSFTTPQEFKKLLLADIDSFNQTFVKKLATYSLRRAMTVDDRADLEAIASKSKDADYRVRDLVEALVLSDLFQKR
- a CDS encoding DUF1552 domain-containing protein; this encodes MSHFNFNRWRINRRHVLRGLGATLALPLLNCMDSGKLVAGENVKNDAAPAKPKRSVFIYIPNGVNTLTWQIEKAGADYELSGPLKSLEEHRNQITPISGLHHPNGIGQAHECDKIWLTGAKISQEGGAFRNTVSADQMMAEVTSPHTRFSSLELAVTGGTLAWSKDGIPLPAERRPKQIFDRLFGVAPGGAEAAKRNLNRRGSVLDTLLADAKDFRKQIGTEDRNKLDEYLNAVRDVEKRTRRSYEWLDIPKPEVAAETKNKLTRDIPYSEAGDLYRTIYDLMVLALRTDMTRVITCMSGSESNGLAIPEIGVAQSRHELSHHNGDPEQLRRLTQTDTFLAQQLSYFIGKLKSHQEDGETLLDRTMVLFGSGMAYGHSHGNANLPMVLAGGGGLGIKHGQHVDFNLPKLGAYDLTNARGHYGVCSRPVDSDAHLSNLLLTMMQKMDVPADSFADSNGVVSEILG